The DNA window GAGCTGAATGACTTTATCAAAACTTTCTACTGATTCTTTATAGCGAGCTAGATAGTTAAGTACAATCCCTCGGTTATTCCAAGCATCAGCGAAATCAGGTTTGCATTCAATGGCTTTATCGTAACTTTCTATTGCTTCTTCATAGCGAACTAAATGACGAAGTGCAAGTCCACGGTTATACCACGCATTAGCTAAATCAGGGTTGAATTGAATCGCTTTATCACAACTTTCTATCGCTTCTTCATAGCGGGCTGAATGAAAGAGCGCAACCCCTCGGCTACTCCATGCAGTCGCTAAATCAGGTTTGAATTGAATCGCTTTATCATAGCTTTCTATGGCTTCCTGATAACGGGCTAAATTAGAGAGTGCAATCCCACGGTTAAACCATATTTCAGCGTTATCAGGCTGTAATTGAACAGCTTTGTTAAAAGCTTTTATTGCCTCTTCATAGCGCGTTAAGGCATTGAGCGCATATCCCTGATTATTCCACGTTTCAGCATTATCAGGTTGTAATTGAATGACTTTATCAAAAGTCTCTATCGCCTCTTCATAACGCGTTAAAATACTGAGTGCATTGCCCCGATTATGCCATGCCTCGGCATTATCAGGCTGTAATTGAATGACTTTGTCAAAAGCCTCTATTGCGTCTTCATCACGAGTTAAAGCTCTGAGCGCAACCCCACGACCCAGCCATGCTTCAGCATTATCAGGCTGTAATTGAATGACTTTGTCAAAAGTTTCTAGTTCCTCCTTATAATGGGTTAAAGTTGCTAGTGCAATATCCCATCTCTCAGTATTATCAGACTGTAATTGATAGGCTTTATTAAAATTTTCTAGTGCCTCCTCATAATGGGTTAAAGTAGCGAGTGCAACCCGACTCTCCTCCCATGCATCAGCATTATCAATCTGTAATTTAATGACTTTATTAAAACTTTCTATTGCCTCTTCATAGCGATTTAAAGCACCGAGTGCAAACCCACGATCCAGCCATGCTGTAGCATTATTAGGCTGTAATTGAATGATTTTGTCAGAATCTTCCAGTGCCCTTTCATAATGACTTAAAACAATGCGTGTAACCCCGTTATAATCCCATGCTTTAGTATTATCAGCTTGTAATTTAACGGTTTTATCAAAGTTTTCTGTTGCTGCTTGATAATGGGTTAAGACACCAAGAGCAAATCCGCGCTGTAACCATGCATCAGGATTATTAGGTTGTAATTGAATAACTTTATCAAAACATTCGATTGCTTCTTCATAGCGACTTAAAGCAATGAGTGCAGACCCACGCTGTAGCCATGCTTCAGCATTATCAGGTTGTAATTGAATGACTTTATCAAGGGTATCTATGACCTCTTTGGCTGTTTTACGCATTATTTTCTCTCTTTATAGTTAAAAATAACCTAAATTCAGTCCAATTTTCAAAATCTAACGGGTCTTTTTCATTTGGAAACCCCTGTTAATTTTGATTAGATAAAAACGGATAATACCGCTTGAAGTGATACTATCCGTTTAGTAAGTCTGTACGTTAATGTTATTGTTGTAACAAGTTTAAGGCTTGTTGATGGGTGTGTGCATCGCCTGCAGCAATCACTCGTCCATCGGAATGGATGGTTAATGGCTGTCCTTGCCAATCAGTCATAATCCCCCCTGCATTTTCTACAATTGGCGCGAGCGCACAATAATCATAGGGTTTTAATGAAGATTCTATGACTAAATCTACAAATCCTGTTGCTAACAGTGCGTAGGCGTAACAATCTCCACCGTAAATAGTCATTTTGACTGTATCACGTACCCGTCCGAAGGCTTCAAAATCAGCCCCAAGAAACATCGCGGGCGTTGTCGCGTATAAGGCAGCTTTTTTAATGTCCGTACAAGCGCGAACATGAATCGGATGACCGTTTAATGTCGTCGGTAAATGCTGTCCGCCTATCCAGCGTTCTTTTAAAATAGGTTGGTCTAATAAGCCTAGAATGGGTTTGCCTTGATGGATTAAGGCAATCAAAGTGCCAAATAAAGGCTTTCCTGTAATAAATGATTTCGTGCCATCAATCGGGTCTATAACCCATGTAAATTCCGCATTTTCATTCTTAGTGCCAAACTCTTCTCCATAAATGCCATCATGTGGATAATTTTTTTCTATCATCTCCCGTAATTTTTGTTCAACGGCTTTATCTGCCAAAGTGACGGGGCTAGTATCGGGTTTATCATCAACGGTTAAATGGGTGCGAAAGTAGCTTTTAATAATTGTTGCGCTTGCATTTGCCATTTGATTTATAAAATCAAATAATTGTGCATTAATTACTGGTTTCATCATTATAGTGACGCATTCGGTAGTAAATAGGTAAAAAGAAACCTTTGAATAAAATGGATTATTGTCGTTGTTTGCCGTACAACTGGCGTATAAGCCTTTAGCCTTGTTAGGTATCAGCATTATCCGCATTTTATTTGACGTAGATATGATGCCCGCCAGTCAGCCATTTGCCTATAGGAGTTTTTATTATGTTTGAAAAATCGAGCTTTTTTGGACTTCCTCTCATAGTGTTCCTCATTTATGCCGTTTATTTTTATTTTTCTCATCAAGAAACTGTGCCATTAACAGGACGGTCTCAACTAGTTGATATGAGCCGTAAGGATGAAATGGTACTAGGCGCAAAAGCGTATCAGGATATTTTGCAGAAAGAAAAGGTAGTTGCTTCGGGAAAGTTGGTCGATAACGTGCGCACCATTGGTCAACGGTTAGCGGCTGTTGCGGATGAAACGGATTTTAAGTGGGAGTTTAACGTTATTAATTCTCCCCAAGTCAATGCCTTCGCCTTACCAGGTGGGAAAGTTGCAGTTTATACAGGCATTATTCCTGTAGCAGAAAACGCGAATGGGTTAGCAATTATTATGGGACATGAAATTGCGCACGCAATTGCGCGACATGGCGCAGAGCGAATGGCATATCAGAAGTTAAAAAATTTAGGCATGTTAGCGGTTAGTAGTTCTTTAGGGGAAATGGATGCTGGAAAGCGTCAATTAATTATGGGCGCGTTAGGCGTTGGGGCGCAGTATGGCATGATGTTGCCCTTTTCTCGTGAGCATGAATCAGAAGCAGATTATATGGGGTTAATTTATGCCGCCCGTGCTTGCTTTGACCCCCGCGAAGCCCCTAAATTGTGGGAGCGTATGGGCAAAGCGAATGGTGGAAAAGCACCTGCTGAATTTACGTCGACACATCCTAGCCATGACACACGGATTACTCAGTTTAATGAGTGGATGCCAGAGGCATTAAAGGTGCGAGAGCAATATTGTAGCAAGGGTAAATAAGCTGGGTTTGGCGATATTTTTTAAAAAAGACAACAGCTTGCCTGAATCAGAATTTTCAGAATTAACAGGATTTAAACCTCTTAAACCAAGAAATTAATGCGAATCACGCTTTTTAATTTTGCTAATTCTGAAAATTCTGTGAATTCTGATTCAGACAAAAAAAGACCTGCTAGGTTTTCAAAACCTAGCAGGTTTTTGTTTTTTCTTATAGTCTTTACATCTCTAACGCATGTTCAGCCACAATCACGCCGTCAGCATCGGCATAAACATAGTGGTCTGGGAAGAAGGTCACGCCCGCAAAAGTAACAGGGACATCTTTATCACCACGTCCATGTTTATGGCTTTTTAGCGGATGGGTATTTAAGGCTTTAATGCCTATAGGTAAGGTGTTGATAACGCTAGAGTCACGAATACATCCATAAACGATAATCCCCGCCCAACCATTATCAGCGGCAGATTTAGCAATGATGTCTCCAACTAATGCGCAACGTAAGGAAGCACCACCATCAATCACAAGGACTTTGCCCTCACCTGCTGTTCCCAGAATTTCTTTTACAAGGACATTGTCTTCATGGACTTTGACCGTTTTAATTTGTCCACCAAAAGCGGTTTTTAATCCAAAACTGCGGAAAATAGGGTCTGCGACTTTAACCACTTTGGGATATTTATCGCATAAATCAGGGGTTACATAATCCACGGCAGTATCCTTTTTTTAATTTTAGGTTGAAATAAAACCCATTCTGTTTATTTGTATCAACAGAATGGGTTAGTGGTATCAGGGTTGAATCAGTTTTGTAAACGATTAAAACTGTTCGTCACGTAATGCTAAAGCACTCACGGCTCCGTTGACAACACTGTAGGCTAATCCACCCGTTTGGGAGAGAATGTGTTCTGCGTAGAAACGGGCTGTAATCAGTTTGGCTTCGTAGAAACTGGGGTCTTGTCCGCGTTGTAATTGGGCTTGTGCGATTAATGCAGCTCTTGCCATTTGCCAACCACCCGCTACGATACCGAATAGGCGTAAATAGGTCACAGAAACGGCTAAGGGTTGTTTTGGATTTTGGGCGAAGTTGGCTAAAATCCAGTCGGTTGCTTCTTGTAGGGCTTGAAGACTTGCGGTAAAGGCTTTGTGAATCGCTGCGCAGTCATCGCCGGTGGCTTGGGCGAGGTCGTTGGCGACGGTTTGCATTTCTGTCATGAGGGCTTTAACGGTCACGCCATTTTCACGGGCAATTTTCCGTCCGACTAAGTCACTGGCTTGTATGCCTGTTGTTCCTTCATAGATTGTGGTGATACGGGCATCGCGGAAATGTTGTGCCGCGCCTGTTTCTTCAATAAAGCCCATCCCACCATGAATTTGTACGCCTGTTGAGGTGATTTCAATCGCGGATTCTGTACACCAGCCTTTAACAATGGGGGTGAGTAGGTCGACGAAAGCACTGGCGGTTTTTTGTTGTTCGCTGTCAGTGCCTCCATGTGCGGTATCCATATAGGCAGCGGTGACATAAGCGACAGCACGC is part of the Beggiatoa alba B18LD genome and encodes:
- a CDS encoding tetratricopeptide repeat protein, whose translation is MRKTAKEVIDTLDKVIQLQPDNAEAWLQRGSALIALSRYEEAIECFDKVIQLQPNNPDAWLQRGFALGVLTHYQAATENFDKTVKLQADNTKAWDYNGVTRIVLSHYERALEDSDKIIQLQPNNATAWLDRGFALGALNRYEEAIESFNKVIKLQIDNADAWEESRVALATLTHYEEALENFNKAYQLQSDNTERWDIALATLTHYKEELETFDKVIQLQPDNAEAWLGRGVALRALTRDEDAIEAFDKVIQLQPDNAEAWHNRGNALSILTRYEEAIETFDKVIQLQPDNAETWNNQGYALNALTRYEEAIKAFNKAVQLQPDNAEIWFNRGIALSNLARYQEAIESYDKAIQFKPDLATAWSSRGVALFHSARYEEAIESCDKAIQFNPDLANAWYNRGLALRHLVRYEEAIESYDKAIECKPDFADAWNNRGIVLNYLARYKESVESFDKVIQLKPNDALAWSNYGVSLWRLSGLPTTKIAEVFARALAIQPNHLLALGNDIELALVQNDLNRMQQRLAVMLPILNNRVQEFAIIPFLQWIANPESSLKPLLTAIQQLSPTVKINWDFNNLQPIILQLSSKHQQIAQQFIVYFQRKISFETLQETISDLN
- the hisN gene encoding histidinol-phosphatase, with the protein product MMKPVINAQLFDFINQMANASATIIKSYFRTHLTVDDKPDTSPVTLADKAVEQKLREMIEKNYPHDGIYGEEFGTKNENAEFTWVIDPIDGTKSFITGKPLFGTLIALIHQGKPILGLLDQPILKERWIGGQHLPTTLNGHPIHVRACTDIKKAALYATTPAMFLGADFEAFGRVRDTVKMTIYGGDCYAYALLATGFVDLVIESSLKPYDYCALAPIVENAGGIMTDWQGQPLTIHSDGRVIAAGDAHTHQQALNLLQQ
- a CDS encoding M48 family metallopeptidase; translated protein: MFEKSSFFGLPLIVFLIYAVYFYFSHQETVPLTGRSQLVDMSRKDEMVLGAKAYQDILQKEKVVASGKLVDNVRTIGQRLAAVADETDFKWEFNVINSPQVNAFALPGGKVAVYTGIIPVAENANGLAIIMGHEIAHAIARHGAERMAYQKLKNLGMLAVSSSLGEMDAGKRQLIMGALGVGAQYGMMLPFSREHESEADYMGLIYAARACFDPREAPKLWERMGKANGGKAPAEFTSTHPSHDTRITQFNEWMPEALKVREQYCSKGK
- the rraA gene encoding ribonuclease E activity regulator RraA, which produces MDYVTPDLCDKYPKVVKVADPIFRSFGLKTAFGGQIKTVKVHEDNVLVKEILGTAGEGKVLVIDGGASLRCALVGDIIAKSAADNGWAGIIVYGCIRDSSVINTLPIGIKALNTHPLKSHKHGRGDKDVPVTFAGVTFFPDHYVYADADGVIVAEHALEM